A genomic segment from Nitratiruptor sp. YY08-10 encodes:
- a CDS encoding 2-oxoglutarate synthase subunit alpha gives MAREVISSGNELAAKAAIDAGCRFFGGYPITPSSEVAHEMSVLLPKVGGKFIQMEDEIGGIAVALGASMSGVKSMTNTSGPGISLKAEQIGLGFMTETPLVITNVMRGGPSTGLPTRVQQGDINQAKSPTHGDYKSITFCPGSLEECYTEVVRAFNVAEELMTPVFVLLDETLGHMHGKAVLPNLEEVQASIVNRAKPDPSIPKEEFKPFDVPQDKPAVIPPMFQGYRFHLTGLHHGPTGFPTEDAEICQNLIERLHRKIDSRRKDLLDSYEEYMLDDAEWLIVAYGSVSRSAREAINRLREQGVKIGMFRPITLWPSPEEKMKEIGERFPAEKILMPELNMGQYIDEVERVMKKRPVALNKANGRPISPAEIIEKLKAMGI, from the coding sequence ATGGCAAGAGAAGTAATATCTAGTGGTAACGAATTGGCTGCAAAAGCGGCAATTGATGCAGGCTGTAGATTTTTTGGAGGATATCCGATTACACCTTCGAGTGAAGTTGCACATGAGATGAGTGTATTGCTTCCAAAAGTTGGTGGAAAGTTTATCCAAATGGAAGATGAGATCGGTGGTATTGCTGTTGCACTTGGTGCTAGCATGAGTGGTGTAAAGTCTATGACAAATACTTCAGGTCCCGGTATCAGCCTCAAAGCTGAGCAGATTGGTCTTGGGTTCATGACCGAGACTCCGCTTGTAATCACTAATGTTATGCGCGGTGGTCCATCGACTGGTCTCCCTACACGTGTACAGCAAGGTGATATCAACCAGGCAAAATCACCAACGCATGGTGATTATAAATCTATCACTTTTTGTCCTGGAAGTCTTGAAGAGTGCTACACAGAAGTCGTTCGAGCTTTCAATGTAGCTGAAGAGCTTATGACTCCGGTATTTGTTCTTTTGGATGAAACACTTGGACACATGCACGGAAAAGCTGTTTTGCCTAATCTTGAAGAGGTACAAGCATCCATTGTAAATCGCGCCAAACCTGATCCATCTATTCCAAAAGAGGAATTCAAACCATTTGATGTGCCTCAGGATAAACCAGCAGTCATTCCACCAATGTTCCAAGGATATAGATTCCATTTGACTGGACTTCATCATGGACCTACAGGATTTCCAACAGAAGATGCCGAAATTTGTCAAAACTTGATTGAGAGACTTCATAGAAAGATAGATTCTCGAAGAAAAGATCTTCTTGATAGCTATGAAGAGTATATGCTTGATGATGCTGAGTGGCTTATTGTTGCGTACGGAAGCGTTAGCAGAAGTGCAAGAGAAGCGATTAACCGCCTAAGAGAGCAAGGTGTAAAAATTGGTATGTTTCGACCAATTACACTTTGGCCAAGTCCAGAAGAGAAGATGAAAGAGATTGGCGAGAGGTTTCCAGCAGAGAAAATCTTGATGCCAGAACTTAATATGGGTCAATATATCGATGAAGTCGAACGAGTTATGAAAAAGCGACCTGTGGCTCTCAACAAAGCGAACGGTCGACCAATCAGTCCAGCTGAAATCATAGAAAAACTCAAAGCAATGGGTATATAA
- a CDS encoding 2-oxoacid:acceptor oxidoreductase family protein has translation MRHQLRFTGVGGQGVLLAGEILAAAKIKAGGYGVKAATYTSQVRGGPTKVDIILDDEEILYPYANEGEIEYMLSTAQVSYNQFKSGVKDGGIIVFEPNLVTPTQEDLDRWEMYAIPIISIAKEEVGNVVTQSVVALGVTIEMTKVLPEELVYETMISKVPPKFVELNKTAYNLGVKYAKEAKEKGRIKTVAEAEALKAKDVCSA, from the coding sequence ATGAGACATCAATTACGATTTACAGGAGTTGGCGGTCAGGGTGTTTTGCTTGCAGGCGAAATTTTGGCTGCTGCAAAGATTAAAGCAGGCGGATATGGTGTAAAAGCTGCAACATATACCTCACAAGTACGAGGCGGCCCTACAAAAGTGGATATCATCTTGGATGATGAAGAGATTTTATATCCTTATGCAAATGAAGGTGAGATAGAGTATATGCTCTCAACTGCACAGGTTAGTTACAATCAGTTCAAAAGCGGTGTAAAAGATGGTGGTATTATTGTATTCGAGCCAAATCTCGTAACACCAACACAAGAAGACCTTGACAGGTGGGAAATGTATGCCATTCCTATCATATCTATTGCAAAAGAGGAAGTTGGAAACGTTGTTACTCAGTCCGTCGTTGCTCTTGGTGTAACTATCGAGATGACAAAAGTTCTTCCTGAAGAGCTTGTATATGAGACAATGATCTCCAAAGTTCCACCGAAATTTGTTGAACTCAATAAAACGGCATACAATCTTGGTGTAAAATATGCGAAAGAAGCAAAAGAAAAAGGTAGAATCAAAACGGTAGCAGAAGCAGAAGCTTTAAAAGCAAAGGACGTATGTTCCGCATAA
- a CDS encoding 4Fe-4S dicluster domain-containing protein, giving the protein MGLIKAPENTPVWVEENNCKACDLCVAYCPAGVLAMVPEPKTILGAMVKVVYPDSCIGCNDCELECPDFAIMVADRKEYKFAKLSKEAKERAEAIKKNHYMAREEDIKALCA; this is encoded by the coding sequence ATGGGATTGATAAAAGCCCCTGAAAACACACCTGTATGGGTAGAAGAAAACAACTGTAAGGCGTGTGACCTTTGTGTTGCGTACTGCCCTGCAGGTGTTTTGGCAATGGTTCCTGAACCGAAAACGATTCTTGGTGCTATGGTAAAGGTTGTTTATCCAGATAGCTGTATCGGTTGTAACGACTGTGAACTTGAGTGTCCGGATTTTGCAATCATGGTAGCTGACCGAAAAGAGTATAAATTTGCAAAACTCAGCAAAGAAGCAAAAGAGCGAGCCGAAGCAATTAAGAAAAATCACTATATGGCTCGTGAAGAAGATATTAAAGCACTTTGTGCGTAA
- a CDS encoding menaquinone biosynthesis decarboxylase: protein MDVIEFLKRKGDLKIIDEELDVNLEIPHIAYIEVKKEDSRPILFTNPVDRKLDKKYDFPVLMNIFANFELTTKILGKHPDEIAKEIEELLHLKPPSTWKEKLDLLSTLFRMKNVFPKRLDQKGECQEIEIDSLHELPILKTWPEDGGKFITTGQVYTKDLHSNVQNVGMYRLQVYDDMRLGMHWQIHKDGAHFFHEYKKARKKMPVTVAIGGDPLYIWCGQAPMPPKVFELLLYGFIRNQNPELVKSLTNDIWIPKDVDFVIEGYVDPNNFEIEGPFGDHTGYYTLPEPFPVMEVTKITAKKNPVFTATVVGKPPLEDKYMGWGTERIFLPLLKTTASDLMDYHMPENGVFHNLILAKMDVRYPAHAKQFMHAFWGVGQMSFVKHAIFMDKDAPDLTDYEAVTCYICNHLAPKNILISEGVVDHLDHSSPRQFEGGKLGIDATGEEVKEGVEELLSDKELLEKLQSIDGNFLDVKQYMTNTKNPLAIAVYKKEKSLQTLFEKLGALQQHCKVLIVVNDCDDLDNPYMLVWRVVNNIDAQRDVVLEPFIIVDGTNKDPKIDTFDREWPPDVVCDKEVIKSLRERGILDIDEEFIKKYGIV from the coding sequence ATGGATGTTATCGAATTTCTCAAACGAAAAGGCGATCTGAAAATCATTGATGAAGAACTCGATGTCAATCTCGAAATTCCTCATATCGCCTATATAGAGGTGAAAAAAGAAGATTCAAGACCGATTCTTTTTACAAATCCTGTAGATCGAAAACTGGACAAAAAATATGATTTTCCGGTATTGATGAATATTTTTGCTAATTTTGAGCTTACTACAAAAATTCTTGGAAAGCACCCTGATGAAATTGCCAAAGAGATAGAAGAGCTTTTACACCTTAAACCTCCCTCAACATGGAAAGAAAAACTGGATCTTCTCTCAACTCTTTTTAGAATGAAAAATGTTTTTCCAAAAAGGCTTGATCAAAAGGGGGAGTGCCAAGAGATTGAAATCGATTCACTCCATGAACTACCGATTTTAAAAACATGGCCTGAAGATGGTGGAAAATTTATAACTACTGGCCAAGTTTATACCAAAGATTTGCACTCAAATGTGCAAAACGTTGGGATGTACCGCTTGCAAGTCTATGATGATATGCGCCTTGGAATGCACTGGCAGATCCACAAAGATGGGGCACACTTTTTTCATGAATATAAAAAAGCTAGGAAAAAGATGCCGGTTACCGTCGCAATTGGTGGAGATCCTCTTTATATATGGTGTGGACAAGCTCCTATGCCTCCAAAGGTTTTTGAACTATTACTTTATGGTTTCATTCGCAATCAAAATCCCGAGCTTGTAAAATCTTTAACAAATGATATATGGATTCCAAAAGATGTAGATTTCGTGATTGAAGGATATGTAGATCCAAATAATTTTGAGATTGAAGGCCCTTTTGGAGACCATACAGGTTACTATACATTGCCTGAACCATTTCCTGTTATGGAAGTAACAAAAATTACAGCCAAGAAAAATCCAGTCTTTACTGCAACCGTCGTTGGAAAACCGCCTTTGGAAGATAAATATATGGGATGGGGAACAGAGCGGATTTTTTTACCGCTTCTCAAAACCACTGCTAGCGACTTAATGGATTATCATATGCCAGAAAATGGGGTATTTCACAATCTCATCTTAGCAAAAATGGATGTACGTTATCCAGCCCATGCGAAGCAGTTTATGCACGCTTTTTGGGGAGTGGGGCAGATGAGTTTTGTAAAACACGCAATTTTTATGGACAAAGATGCTCCAGATTTGACAGACTATGAAGCAGTTACCTGCTATATCTGCAATCATCTTGCACCAAAAAATATTTTAATCAGTGAAGGGGTAGTGGATCATCTTGATCACTCCAGCCCAAGACAGTTTGAGGGTGGAAAACTTGGGATTGATGCAACTGGTGAAGAGGTAAAAGAGGGAGTGGAAGAGCTTTTAAGCGATAAAGAACTTCTTGAGAAATTGCAAAGCATTGATGGCAACTTCTTGGATGTAAAACAGTATATGACAAATACCAAAAATCCTCTTGCCATTGCGGTGTATAAAAAAGAAAAAAGTCTTCAAACTCTTTTTGAAAAACTTGGTGCTTTGCAACAGCATTGTAAAGTATTGATTGTTGTAAATGATTGTGACGATCTTGATAACCCTTATATGCTAGTGTGGCGAGTTGTGAATAATATCGACGCACAAAGAGATGTGGTTTTGGAACCGTTTATCATCGTTGATGGGACAAATAAAGATCCCAAGATCGATACGTTTGATAGAGAATGGCCCCCTGATGTTGTGTGTGACAAAGAGGTTATTAAGAGTTTAAGAGAAAGAGGGATATTAGATATAGATGAAGAATTCATTAAAAAATATGGAATTGTATAG
- a CDS encoding 2-oxoglutarate ferredoxin oxidoreductase subunit beta, with protein sequence MAFNYNEYLRTDKMPTLWCWGCGDGIILKAVIRAIDSLGWNMDDVCVVSGIGCSGRFSSYLNCNTVHTTHGRTVAYATGIKLANPDKHVIVVAGDGDGLAIGGNHTIHGCRRNIDLNFILINNFIYGLTNSQVSPTTPKGMWAVTTQYGNVDPTFDACELAKGAGATFIARETVTDPKKLEKMFIKGFQHRGFSFFDVFSNCHVNLGRKNKMGEAIQNQEWIDSITMSKAKYDKLPEEEKINYFPTGILHHVTDQMEYCDAYDLVIEAAQNKKKVDIPVQVKPF encoded by the coding sequence ATGGCTTTTAATTACAATGAATATTTACGAACGGACAAGATGCCAACGCTTTGGTGTTGGGGATGTGGCGATGGAATTATTCTTAAAGCAGTTATCCGAGCGATTGACAGCCTTGGTTGGAATATGGATGATGTATGTGTGGTTTCTGGGATTGGATGTAGTGGACGATTTAGCTCATATCTCAATTGTAATACAGTGCACACCACACACGGACGGACTGTTGCCTATGCGACGGGGATCAAGTTAGCTAATCCTGATAAACACGTTATTGTAGTAGCAGGTGATGGTGACGGGCTTGCAATCGGTGGGAACCATACAATACATGGATGTAGAAGAAATATCGATCTTAATTTCATTTTGATCAATAACTTCATCTATGGTCTGACAAACTCACAAGTAAGTCCTACAACACCAAAAGGAATGTGGGCTGTTACTACTCAATATGGGAACGTTGATCCAACATTTGATGCGTGTGAACTTGCGAAAGGTGCGGGGGCTACTTTTATTGCACGTGAAACTGTCACGGATCCAAAGAAATTGGAAAAGATGTTCATTAAAGGTTTCCAACACAGAGGATTCAGCTTCTTTGATGTATTTAGTAACTGTCACGTAAACTTGGGACGAAAAAACAAAATGGGTGAGGCAATCCAAAATCAAGAATGGATTGATAGCATCACAATGTCAAAAGCAAAATATGACAAGCTCCCTGAAGAGGAAAAAATCAACTACTTTCCAACAGGAATCTTACATCACGTAACAGATCAGATGGAATACTGTGATGCGTATGACTTAGTTATCGAAGCGGCACAGAATAAGAAAAAAGTGGATATTCCTGTTCAGGTTAAACCATTCTAA